The segment TATGGATACACTAGAGAATATCCAGTAGAAAGAATGATGAGAGATGCTAAGATAACTGAAATTTATGAAGGAACTTCAGAAGTTCAAAGAATGGTAATAGCAGGACACTTATTCAAATAGGAAACTTTAGGTAAAAAACATATTGAAAAATATTGGAGGACAAAAAATGAAAATAGTAGTTTGTATAAAACAAGTTCCAGATACAACAGAGATAAAATTAGATCCTGTAAAAGGAACACTTATAAGAGATGGAGTTCCTAGTATCATGAACCCTGATGATAAAGGTGGATTAGAAGAAGCTTTAAAATTAAAAGATATGTATGGAGCACATGTAACAGTTATAACAATGGGACCTCCTCAAGCTGACGCTATATTAAGAGAAGCATATGCTATGGGAGTTGACAGAGCTATACTATTAACAGATAGAAGATTTGCTGGAGCAGATACATTAGCTACATCAAACGCTTTAGCAGCAGCATTAAGAGAATTAGATTATGATTTAATAATCGCAGGAAGACAAGCAATTGACGGAGATACAGCACAAGTAGGACCACAAATTGCTGAACATTTAGGAATACCTCAAATATCTTATTTAAAAGAAATGAAATACAATGAAGAAGCTAATACAATAACAGTAAAAAGAGTTATAGAAGATGGATACTATCTATTAGAAACTCAATTACCAGCATTAGTAACAGTTTTATCTGAAGCTAATACTCCAAGATATATGAGAGTTGGAAATATTGTTGATGCATTCGATAAAGAAGTTGAAGTTTGGACAGTAGACAACGTAAAAATAGAAGTTGAGAAACTTGGATTAAAAGGATCTCCAACACAAGTTAAAAAATCATTTACTAAAGGAGCTAAACAAGCTGGAAAAGTATTTGATGACTTAGATACTAAACAAGCAGTAGACTTAATTGTAGAAAAATTAAAAGAAAAATTCGTTATATAATTAATACGAATATAAAACCTTAAGATAAAGGAGATAGAATAATGAATTTAAGCGATTATAAAGGAATAGCTGTATTTGCTGAACAAAGAGATGGGCAATTACAAAATGTAGGATTAGAATTATTAGGAAAAGCAAGAGAATTAGCAGAAAGCTTAGATAATAAAGAAGTAACTGCTATATTAATAGGAAGCGAAATTGAAGGATTAGCAAAAGAATTAATAGCTTATGGAGCAGATAAAGTTTTAGTAGTAGACAAACCAGAATTAAAATACTACGATACAGAAGCTTATACACAAACTTTTAAAGCTATAATAGATGCTAAAAAACCAGAAATAGTATTATTTGGAGCAACAACTTTAGGAAGAGACTTAGCTCCAAGAGTATCTTCAAGAATGACAACAGGACTTACTGCTGACTGTACAAAACTTGAAATTTCTGCAGATGAAAATAAAAGATTAGAAATGACAAGACCTGCATTTGGTGGAAACTTAATGGCAACAATTATTTGTCCTAATCATAGACCACAAATGTCAACTGTAAGACCAGGAGTTATGCAAAAAATAGCTAAAGATGAAAATAGAGAAGGAATAGTAGAAAAATTTGACTTTGTTTTAGATTCATCTAAATTAAAAGTAAAAGTACTAGAAGTAGTAAAAGAAGAGAAAAATAAAATAGATATTACAGAA is part of the Fusobacterium sp. FSA-380-WT-3A genome and harbors:
- a CDS encoding electron transfer flavoprotein subunit beta/FixA family protein, with product MKIVVCIKQVPDTTEIKLDPVKGTLIRDGVPSIMNPDDKGGLEEALKLKDMYGAHVTVITMGPPQADAILREAYAMGVDRAILLTDRRFAGADTLATSNALAAALRELDYDLIIAGRQAIDGDTAQVGPQIAEHLGIPQISYLKEMKYNEEANTITVKRVIEDGYYLLETQLPALVTVLSEANTPRYMRVGNIVDAFDKEVEVWTVDNVKIEVEKLGLKGSPTQVKKSFTKGAKQAGKVFDDLDTKQAVDLIVEKLKEKFVI
- a CDS encoding electron transfer flavoprotein subunit alpha/FixB family protein, which gives rise to MNLSDYKGIAVFAEQRDGQLQNVGLELLGKARELAESLDNKEVTAILIGSEIEGLAKELIAYGADKVLVVDKPELKYYDTEAYTQTFKAIIDAKKPEIVLFGATTLGRDLAPRVSSRMTTGLTADCTKLEISADENKRLEMTRPAFGGNLMATIICPNHRPQMSTVRPGVMQKIAKDENREGIVEKFDFVLDSSKLKVKVLEVVKEEKNKIDITEAKILVSGGRGIGSTENFKNLEAVAKEIGAEVSASRAAVDAGYMDHDRQVGQTGKTVRPDIYFACGISGAIQHVAGMEESEYIIAINKDKYAPIFGIADLGIVGDANKIAVLLAEELKKVKAAK